A section of the Flavobacterium sp. CG_23.5 genome encodes:
- a CDS encoding amidohydrolase family protein, with amino-acid sequence MSKNICMLLLVLFVPIITKAQQTPAPKQSKSILILNGIAHLGNGKIIENSAIGFIDGKITLVADATLIRLAKDAFETTIDASGKHVYPGFIAPNSTLGLVEIDAVKSSDDEEEIGSINPHVKSIIAYTADSKVIETVRPNGVLIAQITPRGGRISGTSSIVQLDAWNWKDALIKENDGIHLNFPSSFKRTGSWFEPGTIEANKDYVKQISEITSFLSNAKAYSGNIAKERNLIFEATLGLFDGTETLYIHANEEKQIIDAVQLAKENGVKRMVIVGGYEAYKTAALLQKNNIGVLLKRVHDMPENDDQDIDLPYKNAKLLTDRGVLVGLENSGGHERMNTRNLPFLAGTCAAYGLDKEQALQLITFNTAKILGIDKQCGTLEEGKDATLFISQGDALDMRTNKLTNAFIQGRMISLETHQSQLNNRYKEKYNQN; translated from the coding sequence ATGAGTAAAAATATATGTATGCTACTGTTGGTTCTTTTTGTACCAATAATTACAAAAGCGCAACAAACACCAGCTCCAAAGCAATCAAAATCTATTCTAATCTTAAATGGCATTGCTCATTTAGGCAATGGAAAAATAATTGAGAACAGTGCCATAGGATTTATTGATGGAAAAATCACATTAGTCGCCGATGCAACTTTAATACGATTGGCAAAAGATGCCTTTGAAACGACAATTGACGCAAGTGGTAAACATGTTTATCCGGGATTTATTGCGCCAAACTCAACACTAGGTTTAGTAGAAATCGATGCAGTAAAATCTTCGGATGATGAGGAGGAAATAGGAAGTATTAATCCCCACGTAAAAAGTATCATTGCTTACACCGCCGATTCAAAAGTGATTGAAACAGTACGTCCAAATGGTGTACTAATTGCTCAAATCACACCTCGTGGAGGTAGAATTTCTGGAACTTCATCCATTGTACAACTTGATGCGTGGAACTGGAAAGATGCACTGATAAAAGAAAATGACGGAATCCATCTTAATTTTCCTTCCAGTTTTAAGAGAACCGGATCTTGGTTTGAACCAGGAACTATTGAAGCGAATAAAGACTACGTCAAACAAATCTCAGAAATTACTAGCTTTTTATCTAATGCTAAAGCCTATTCTGGCAACATTGCAAAAGAGAGAAATTTAATTTTTGAAGCCACACTAGGTTTATTTGATGGAACTGAAACCTTATATATTCATGCCAATGAGGAAAAACAAATTATTGATGCAGTGCAATTAGCTAAAGAAAACGGTGTAAAAAGAATGGTAATTGTTGGTGGATATGAAGCCTACAAAACAGCCGCTTTATTACAAAAAAATAATATTGGCGTGTTGCTGAAACGCGTTCATGATATGCCTGAAAATGATGATCAAGATATTGATTTACCATACAAAAATGCTAAATTATTAACCGACAGAGGGGTACTGGTAGGGTTAGAGAACAGTGGCGGTCATGAAAGAATGAATACTCGAAATTTACCTTTCTTAGCAGGAACTTGTGCCGCTTATGGTTTAGATAAAGAACAAGCGTTACAATTGATTACCTTTAATACGGCAAAAATATTAGGAATCGACAAACAATGTGGAACTCTAGAAGAAGGCAAAGATGCTACGTTATTCATATCACAAGGCGATGCTTTGGATATGAGAACAAATAAATTGACTAATGCTTTTATTCAGGGTCGAATGATAAGTCTGGAAACGCATCAAAGTCAGCTTAACAACAGATACAAGGAAAAATATAATCAAAATTAA
- a CDS encoding PH domain-containing protein produces MGLFNAILGNASEVNIENISREFEPILIDGEIIEKAYKLIRDMFIFTNKRLILVEKQLVGTKVDYMSIPYSSIKKFSKESAGILDMDAELKIWLNSESTPISKQFGKGSNNINEVYKILSQHILK; encoded by the coding sequence ATGGGACTATTTAATGCCATTTTAGGCAACGCATCAGAAGTTAATATCGAAAATATTTCAAGAGAATTTGAACCCATTCTTATTGATGGAGAGATAATCGAAAAAGCGTATAAACTTATTCGGGATATGTTTATTTTCACCAATAAACGACTAATTCTGGTGGAGAAGCAATTGGTTGGAACTAAGGTAGATTACATGTCAATTCCTTATTCGAGCATCAAAAAATTCTCGAAAGAAAGTGCTGGAATACTCGACATGGATGCTGAGTTAAAAATTTGGCTAAACAGTGAGAGCACTCCAATTTCGAAACAATTTGGAAAGGGAAGTAATAATATAAATGAAGTGTATAAAATCTTAAGCCAACATATTTTAAAATAA
- a CDS encoding pseudouridine synthase: protein MLEILYQDEYIIAINKPSGLLVHKSFYARDAKVFAIQELRNQIGGQHVYPIRRLDRKTSGVLLFALDAAVLKIMNDRFASREVEKKYLAILRGWSPEELTIDYDLTNDDGIIQNAITYFHRLQTTEIELEFNNKQTSRYCLVEAIPETGRMHQLRKHFKHIFHPILGSRPHGCNKQNKLWLENFELKEMMLHAHQLIFNHPITNEQLILNAKINEEFRRVGTILNLDLNTYE, encoded by the coding sequence ATGTTAGAAATTCTTTACCAAGACGAATATATTATTGCAATTAATAAACCAAGTGGATTATTGGTTCACAAATCATTTTATGCGCGCGATGCAAAAGTGTTTGCTATTCAAGAATTAAGAAATCAAATAGGAGGGCAACACGTTTATCCTATTCGTCGGTTGGATCGCAAAACATCTGGTGTCTTGTTATTTGCGTTGGATGCAGCCGTTTTGAAAATTATGAATGATCGTTTTGCCTCACGCGAAGTCGAGAAAAAATATTTAGCAATTTTACGTGGTTGGTCACCGGAAGAGCTAACGATTGATTATGATTTAACCAATGATGATGGTATTATACAAAATGCTATAACCTATTTTCATCGATTGCAAACTACCGAAATTGAGTTAGAATTTAACAATAAACAAACGTCACGATATTGTTTGGTAGAAGCGATTCCTGAAACGGGGCGAATGCATCAATTGCGAAAACATTTCAAACATATTTTTCACCCCATTTTAGGAAGTCGCCCACATGGTTGTAACAAACAAAATAAATTATGGTTGGAGAATTTTGAACTGAAAGAAATGATGCTTCATGCACATCAGTTAATTTTTAATCATCCAATAACAAATGAACAGCTTATCTTGAATGCAAAGATTAATGAAGAGTTTAGGAGAGTAGGTACTATTCTTAATCTAGATTTGAATACCTATGAATAG
- a CDS encoding amidohydrolase family protein encodes MKKILLLLFLSVSLPKIYAQEYFPNNEGVQNINHNFTAFTNAKIYVTPTQIIENGTLLIQNGKVISVGTNSINPKNCTTINLAGKSIYPSFIDIYTSFGIEKPKNNSAAGRNPIYDTKIEGHYWNENIRTEVNGYENFNYDQPKAEELLKAGFGVVGTHVQDGIARGTGTLIALNNFDKNTRLLSEKVTNHFGFTRSTTTNQSYPSSLMGMMALLRQMYLDLDWYKNGNSITKDLSLEALSKNENLIQIFDSGDKLNSLRASKIAKEFGLNYVLKGIGNEFERIDEIKKTNSKLIIPINFPEAYDVSDPNQANQMELKDLRFWNQAPTNLKVLSDNGIVFALTTDKLKKVEDFRTNLLKAIKYGFDKTKALEALTTIPASILGKSNEIGSLKTGSFADFVITSGEIFDEKTILYENWVQGNKFVVNDITIKDIRGDYDLSVDNQKYKWKISGEIAAPKSIITTVDSKKVSSKLSVSNNWISTVMKSADSTKTTFSRLIGYIDDIQLLSGKAILFNGNEVKWSAVRTAPFIKPIDSLKLEKNNTIIATTFPNVAYGNSKKLTPQTLLFKNATVWTNEKDGILEETDVLVKNGKIASIGKNISDASATIIDAKGKHLTSGIIDEHSHIAISTGVNEGGHNSSAEVTIQDVVNSEDTNIYRDLAGGVTTSQLLHGSANPIGGRSAIVKWKWGLSAEEMLYKDQPKFIKFALGENVKQANWGITNPTRFPQSRMGVEQVFTDYFQRAKEYDTAWKNYKANKGKNKAPRVDLELQTLAEILNKERFITCHSYVQSEILMMMNVAEKFNFRINTFTHILEGYKVADKMKEHGVGASTFADWWAYKFEVNDAIPYNGPILHNAGVVVAYNSDDAEMSRRLNQEAAKAVKYGNISEEEAWKFVTLNPAKLLHIDDKVGSIKVGKDADVVLWNNNPLSIYAKAEKTIIEGVVYFDVQKDEDQRVAIAKERNELIGQLLQEKNKGMITQEPKKAEKKEYQCDTLEQ; translated from the coding sequence ATGAAAAAAATCTTACTTCTGCTCTTTTTAAGTGTTTCATTACCCAAAATTTATGCCCAAGAATATTTTCCAAATAACGAAGGTGTTCAAAATATTAACCACAATTTCACCGCTTTTACAAATGCCAAAATTTATGTGACACCCACACAAATTATCGAAAATGGTACTTTATTAATTCAAAACGGCAAAGTAATTAGCGTTGGAACCAATAGTATTAACCCAAAAAACTGCACCACGATTAATCTCGCGGGTAAGTCAATTTATCCTTCTTTTATTGATATTTACACCAGCTTTGGAATAGAAAAACCAAAAAATAATTCTGCGGCAGGAAGAAATCCAATATATGACACAAAAATTGAAGGTCATTATTGGAATGAAAATATTCGCACAGAAGTCAATGGGTATGAGAATTTCAACTATGATCAACCTAAAGCCGAAGAGTTATTAAAAGCTGGATTTGGAGTTGTTGGTACACATGTACAAGATGGAATTGCTCGTGGAACAGGAACCTTAATCGCTTTAAACAATTTTGATAAAAACACTCGATTGCTATCTGAGAAAGTGACCAATCATTTTGGGTTTACGCGAAGTACAACAACAAATCAATCTTACCCTAGTTCCTTAATGGGAATGATGGCATTGTTGCGTCAAATGTATTTAGATTTAGATTGGTATAAAAATGGAAATTCCATAACCAAAGATTTATCATTGGAAGCATTATCCAAAAATGAAAATCTAATTCAAATATTTGATTCGGGTGATAAGTTAAATAGTTTAAGAGCTTCAAAAATAGCTAAGGAATTTGGCTTGAACTATGTATTGAAAGGAATAGGAAATGAATTTGAAAGAATCGATGAAATAAAAAAAACAAATTCAAAATTAATTATCCCAATTAATTTCCCTGAAGCTTATGATGTTTCAGACCCAAACCAAGCCAACCAAATGGAATTGAAAGATTTGCGTTTTTGGAACCAGGCTCCTACTAATCTTAAAGTTCTGTCTGATAACGGTATTGTTTTCGCTTTGACCACCGACAAATTAAAAAAGGTGGAAGATTTTAGAACAAATCTTCTAAAAGCCATTAAATATGGTTTTGATAAAACCAAAGCATTAGAAGCGTTGACAACAATTCCAGCTTCGATTTTGGGAAAAAGCAATGAAATAGGAAGTTTAAAAACCGGTAGTTTCGCCGATTTTGTAATAACTTCTGGAGAAATTTTCGATGAAAAAACAATACTTTATGAAAACTGGGTTCAAGGAAACAAGTTTGTTGTTAACGACATAACAATTAAAGATATACGCGGCGATTACGATTTGAGCGTGGATAATCAAAAGTACAAATGGAAAATCAGCGGTGAGATTGCTGCTCCAAAATCGATAATTACAACAGTTGATTCCAAAAAAGTCAGTTCCAAACTTTCGGTTTCGAATAATTGGATTTCAACTGTAATGAAATCTGCGGATTCAACAAAAACAACTTTCTCGAGACTAATAGGATACATCGATGATATTCAATTACTTTCTGGAAAAGCAATTTTATTCAATGGAAATGAGGTAAAATGGTCAGCTGTAAGAACGGCTCCATTTATAAAACCGATCGATTCTTTAAAATTGGAAAAAAATAACACCATTATTGCCACAACATTCCCAAATGTGGCTTACGGTAATTCAAAAAAATTAACTCCTCAAACTTTATTATTTAAAAATGCCACGGTTTGGACCAATGAAAAAGACGGTATTTTAGAAGAGACAGATGTATTAGTTAAAAATGGTAAAATTGCATCAATAGGAAAAAATATTTCTGATGCTTCAGCAACAATTATTGATGCAAAAGGAAAGCATCTAACGAGTGGAATCATTGATGAACATTCACATATTGCGATTTCTACCGGAGTTAATGAAGGCGGACACAATTCTAGTGCTGAAGTAACAATTCAAGATGTTGTCAATTCCGAAGATACTAATATTTATAGAGATTTAGCCGGTGGCGTTACCACTTCTCAATTACTGCACGGTTCTGCAAATCCAATTGGAGGACGCTCAGCGATAGTAAAATGGAAATGGGGCTTATCAGCGGAAGAAATGCTCTACAAAGACCAACCTAAATTCATCAAATTTGCATTGGGAGAAAATGTAAAACAAGCCAACTGGGGTATTACAAATCCTACTCGTTTTCCGCAATCAAGAATGGGAGTTGAGCAGGTTTTTACCGATTATTTCCAACGTGCCAAAGAATATGATACTGCCTGGAAAAATTATAAAGCCAATAAAGGAAAAAATAAAGCGCCTAGGGTAGATTTAGAATTGCAAACCTTAGCAGAAATATTGAATAAAGAACGTTTTATTACTTGTCACTCTTATGTCCAATCGGAGATATTAATGATGATGAATGTAGCCGAAAAATTCAATTTTAGAATCAATACTTTTACTCATATTCTTGAGGGTTATAAAGTAGCCGACAAAATGAAAGAACATGGCGTTGGCGCTTCTACTTTTGCGGATTGGTGGGCTTATAAATTTGAAGTAAATGATGCAATTCCTTATAATGGACCTATTCTTCACAACGCAGGAGTTGTGGTAGCCTACAATTCAGATGATGCGGAAATGTCCAGAAGATTAAATCAAGAAGCTGCGAAGGCGGTAAAATACGGAAATATATCAGAAGAAGAAGCTTGGAAATTCGTGACTTTAAATCCTGCAAAATTATTACATATTGATGATAAAGTAGGAAGTATAAAAGTGGGTAAAGATGCTGATGTCGTTTTATGGAACAATAATCCTTTATCTATTTATGCTAAAGCCGAAAAAACAATAATTGAAGGCGTAGTATATTTCGACGTTCAAAAAGATGAAGATCAAAGGGTAGCTATTGCCAAAGAAAGAAATGAGTTAATAGGCCAATTATTGCAAGAAAAAAATAAAGGCATGATTACTCAAGAACCTAAAAAAGCGGAGAAAAAAGAATACCAGTGTGATACTTTAGAACAATAA
- a CDS encoding DEAD/DEAH box helicase, which produces MSFNSLGLNDALLKAISKKGYTTPSPIQKKAIPPILEGKDVLASAQTGTGKTAGFTLPILQLLSQGKHLSHRPVRALILTPTRELAAQIYANIKEYSEFLDLRSTVIFGGVNQKPQVALLRQGIDILVATPGRLIDLQNQGLISLAKVEILVLDEADRMLDMGFLRDIERILKVLPSKRQNLMFSATFSKDIKKLAMGILHHPVHVEATPENTTVDAITQIVYPVAKEKKTELIIKLITEGNWKQILVFTRTKQGANKLTESMISAGIKAAAIHGNKGQGARTKALAGFKDGSLTALVATDIAARGLDIPLLPHVINFELPNIPEDYVHRIGRTGRAGANGEAISLFSPDETVFLRDIEKLVGLNLPKENIKGFEPDPNASKEPIKQGQGRQQRDSTPRKPKTDTTNRSSNNSFGPRRPSQNNDRRSNR; this is translated from the coding sequence ATGTCATTCAACTCATTAGGATTAAATGATGCTTTATTAAAAGCAATCAGCAAAAAAGGATACACAACACCTTCTCCAATACAAAAAAAAGCAATACCACCCATTTTAGAAGGTAAAGATGTATTAGCATCCGCACAAACAGGAACAGGAAAAACAGCCGGTTTTACCCTACCCATATTACAACTATTATCGCAAGGAAAACACTTAAGTCACAGACCCGTTCGTGCCCTAATATTGACTCCAACGCGTGAATTGGCAGCTCAAATATATGCCAATATTAAAGAATACAGTGAGTTTTTAGACTTGCGCAGTACCGTAATTTTTGGAGGCGTAAACCAAAAACCACAAGTTGCGTTATTGCGCCAAGGAATTGATATTTTAGTTGCAACTCCTGGTCGATTAATCGATTTGCAAAATCAAGGTTTAATATCACTTGCCAAAGTGGAAATTTTAGTTTTAGATGAGGCCGATCGCATGTTGGACATGGGATTTTTACGAGATATTGAGCGCATCCTGAAAGTATTACCTTCAAAAAGGCAAAACTTGATGTTTTCTGCAACTTTTTCAAAAGACATCAAGAAATTAGCAATGGGTATTTTGCACCATCCAGTTCATGTCGAGGCAACCCCAGAAAATACAACAGTGGATGCCATTACTCAAATCGTATATCCTGTTGCAAAAGAGAAAAAAACCGAATTAATAATTAAATTGATTACCGAAGGGAACTGGAAACAAATTTTGGTTTTCACCCGCACCAAACAAGGTGCTAATAAACTGACTGAAAGCATGATTAGTGCCGGAATCAAAGCAGCAGCCATTCACGGTAACAAAGGTCAAGGTGCACGAACCAAAGCTTTAGCGGGTTTCAAAGACGGAAGCCTAACTGCTTTAGTAGCTACTGATATTGCCGCTAGAGGTTTAGACATTCCATTATTACCTCATGTTATAAATTTTGAATTGCCGAATATTCCCGAAGATTACGTACACCGAATTGGTCGTACCGGAAGAGCTGGAGCCAATGGAGAAGCTATTTCTTTATTCAGCCCGGACGAAACTGTTTTTTTACGTGATATAGAAAAATTAGTTGGTTTGAATTTGCCTAAAGAAAACATCAAAGGTTTTGAGCCAGATCCAAACGCTTCCAAAGAACCTATTAAACAAGGGCAAGGAAGACAACAACGCGATTCAACTCCGCGAAAACCAAAAACAGACACTACAAACCGTAGCAGCAATAATAGTTTTGGTCCAAGACGTCCAAGTCAAAATAATGACCGACGTTCTAATAGATAA
- a CDS encoding ammonium transporter: protein MRKIILSVILITILVLSIFSINLFAESTTLGAHVVPLKLDTGDTAWMIVATALVLLMTPGLGFFYGGMVGKKNVISTVLQSFMAMVIVTVLWVVVGFGLCFGPTIGGLIGNPMPNLFFQGVSANTAWELAPTIPMILFALFQAKFAIITPALITGAFAERVRFWAYLLFMVLFILFVYAPLCHMTWHPDGLFFGWGVLDFAGGTVVHMSAGWAALAGAIFLGKRKVQKANPARITYVLLGTGLLWFGWFGFNAGSAVGAGSLAAQALGTTTVAAASAAMGWVFLDKILGHKLSAMGACIGAVVGLVAITPAAGFVSIPHAIAIGIIASIVSNLVVSKFPKGKIDDALDVFACHGVGGMVGMLLTGVFASKSVNAIVGDNQGLIFGDATLFLIQLKALVLVSIFAFSVSYFLFFIVNKITPLRVSEEKEELGLDISQHGEYL from the coding sequence ATGCGAAAAATTATTTTGAGTGTGATATTGATCACCATTCTAGTATTATCGATTTTTTCAATTAATCTCTTTGCAGAATCCACAACACTAGGTGCCCACGTTGTTCCATTAAAATTAGATACAGGAGATACAGCTTGGATGATAGTTGCCACAGCGCTTGTATTATTAATGACCCCTGGACTTGGATTTTTTTATGGCGGAATGGTAGGTAAAAAGAATGTAATTAGTACCGTATTACAAAGTTTCATGGCTATGGTTATCGTAACCGTACTATGGGTTGTTGTTGGATTTGGATTGTGTTTTGGACCAACAATAGGCGGATTAATTGGAAATCCTATGCCAAACTTATTTTTTCAAGGCGTAAGTGCTAACACTGCTTGGGAATTGGCTCCAACCATTCCAATGATCTTGTTTGCCTTATTTCAAGCAAAATTTGCAATTATTACACCAGCGTTGATAACAGGAGCTTTTGCAGAACGCGTTCGTTTCTGGGCTTATTTGTTATTTATGGTTTTATTCATATTATTCGTTTACGCACCTTTATGTCACATGACTTGGCACCCAGATGGATTATTTTTTGGATGGGGAGTATTGGATTTTGCCGGAGGAACTGTAGTACACATGAGTGCAGGATGGGCTGCTCTAGCAGGAGCAATATTCTTAGGAAAACGAAAAGTACAAAAAGCAAATCCAGCTCGTATTACCTATGTATTATTAGGAACAGGTTTATTGTGGTTCGGTTGGTTTGGTTTCAATGCAGGATCTGCTGTAGGAGCTGGTAGTCTTGCTGCACAAGCATTAGGAACCACTACAGTTGCCGCCGCTTCTGCTGCAATGGGTTGGGTATTTCTTGATAAAATTCTTGGACACAAACTTTCTGCGATGGGAGCTTGTATCGGTGCTGTTGTCGGTTTAGTAGCTATTACACCAGCTGCAGGATTCGTAAGTATTCCTCATGCAATTGCAATTGGTATTATTGCCAGTATTGTAAGTAATCTTGTAGTGAGTAAATTCCCTAAAGGTAAAATTGATGATGCATTAGATGTTTTTGCTTGTCACGGTGTTGGTGGTATGGTAGGTATGCTTTTGACAGGTGTATTTGCTTCAAAATCTGTAAATGCGATTGTAGGAGATAACCAAGGTTTAATTTTTGGTGATGCTACATTATTTTTAATTCAATTAAAAGCATTAGTTCTTGTTTCTATATTTGCATTCTCAGTATCGTATTTCCTTTTCTTTATTGTAAATAAAATTACTCCTTTAAGAGTTTCTGAAGAAAAAGAAGAATTAGGTTTAGATATTTCTCAACACGGAGAATATTTGTAA
- a CDS encoding REP-associated tyrosine transposase — protein sequence MKDKEGFIIRDQSKPHFITATVVDWVDVFSRKTYKDCIIESLDFCIKNKGMILYGFVIMSNHIHLIIQSENNKLSDLIRDFKKFTAKTILSKIETEPESRADWMLKRFEFACKSHSRNEKYQFWQYGSHPEEIFSEKFFWSKLDYIHLNPVRAGIVHKASHYIYSSASNYVEDSGIIAITKVDNPVIDVLKPQSISTFDNW from the coding sequence ATGAAAGATAAAGAAGGATTTATAATTCGAGATCAATCCAAACCGCATTTTATAACTGCGACGGTTGTAGACTGGGTTGATGTTTTTTCTAGAAAAACGTATAAAGATTGTATTATCGAAAGCTTGGATTTTTGCATTAAAAACAAAGGAATGATTTTGTATGGATTTGTAATTATGTCCAATCACATTCATTTAATTATTCAATCAGAAAACAATAAATTATCTGATTTGATTCGGGATTTCAAGAAGTTTACAGCAAAGACTATTTTGAGTAAAATAGAAACTGAGCCAGAAAGTAGAGCCGATTGGATGCTGAAACGTTTTGAATTTGCTTGTAAAAGTCACAGTCGAAATGAAAAATATCAGTTCTGGCAATATGGGAGTCATCCTGAAGAAATTTTTTCAGAAAAGTTCTTTTGGTCGAAATTGGATTATATACATTTGAATCCTGTTCGAGCAGGAATAGTGCATAAAGCTTCTCATTATATATATTCCAGTGCTTCAAATTATGTGGAAGATAGTGGAATTATAGCAATTACAAAAGTTGATAATCCGGTAATTGATGTTTTGAAACCACAATCGATTAGCACTTTTGATAATTGGTGA
- a CDS encoding YifB family Mg chelatase-like AAA ATPase yields MLVKVFGSAVFGVEATTITVEVNMDKGIGYHLVGLPDNAIKESSYRIAAALKNNGYAMPGKKITINMAPADLRKEGSAYDLTLAIGILVASAQIKADEIDKYIIMGELSLDGGLQPIRGALPIAIKAKEEGFKGFFLPMQNVKEAAIVTGLDVYGVENVQEVIDFLEGKGTLEPTVIDTRAEFYKDLDFPEFDFSDVKGQESIKRCMEIAAAGGHNIILIGPPGAGKTMLAKRLPSILPPMTLREALETTKIHSVAGKLKEVGLMNQRPFRSPHHTISNVALVGGGSYPQPGEISMAHNGVLFLDELPEFKRDVLEVMRQPLEDREVTISRAKFTVTYPSSFMLVASMNPSPSGFFNDPDSPQTSSPHEMQRYLSKISGPLLDRIDIHIEVTPVPFEKLSDDQKAESSVDIRKRVTAAREIQTGRFEQMENIHYNAQMNTKHIREHCALDDVSKQLLKTAMERLNLSARAYDRILKVARTIADLDAAPKVISSHIAEAIQYRSLDRDGWLG; encoded by the coding sequence ATGCTAGTTAAAGTTTTCGGAAGTGCCGTTTTTGGAGTTGAAGCTACAACTATTACAGTTGAAGTAAATATGGATAAAGGAATAGGCTATCATTTGGTTGGTTTACCAGATAACGCCATTAAAGAAAGCAGTTATAGAATTGCCGCTGCATTGAAGAATAACGGTTACGCGATGCCAGGCAAAAAAATCACCATTAATATGGCTCCCGCCGATTTACGCAAGGAAGGTTCCGCATATGACTTGACTTTAGCAATAGGAATTCTTGTGGCCTCCGCCCAAATTAAAGCAGATGAAATTGATAAATACATCATTATGGGAGAGCTTTCTCTCGATGGTGGTTTACAACCTATACGAGGGGCTTTGCCTATCGCCATAAAAGCGAAAGAAGAAGGTTTTAAAGGTTTTTTTCTTCCAATGCAAAATGTGAAGGAAGCAGCAATTGTTACTGGATTAGATGTTTATGGTGTTGAGAATGTACAAGAAGTCATTGATTTTTTAGAAGGAAAAGGAACTTTAGAACCAACAGTAATTGATACCAGAGCGGAATTTTATAAAGATTTAGATTTTCCTGAGTTTGATTTTTCAGATGTAAAAGGGCAGGAGAGTATAAAGCGTTGTATGGAAATAGCTGCCGCCGGCGGTCATAATATTATTTTGATTGGTCCACCTGGAGCGGGAAAAACGATGCTTGCCAAACGTTTACCGAGTATTTTACCACCAATGACTTTGCGAGAAGCATTAGAAACAACCAAAATACATAGTGTAGCTGGAAAACTCAAAGAAGTAGGATTGATGAATCAACGTCCGTTTAGGAGTCCGCATCATACCATTTCGAATGTTGCTCTTGTAGGAGGCGGAAGTTATCCACAACCTGGAGAAATTTCTATGGCACATAACGGTGTTTTGTTTCTAGATGAATTACCGGAATTTAAGCGAGATGTTTTGGAAGTAATGCGTCAACCCTTAGAGGATAGGGAAGTGACGATTTCTCGAGCCAAATTCACGGTTACTTATCCATCGTCATTTATGCTGGTTGCCAGTATGAATCCAAGTCCGAGTGGTTTTTTCAACGATCCGGATTCGCCGCAAACTTCTTCGCCGCATGAAATGCAACGATATTTGAGTAAAATTTCGGGACCTTTATTAGATAGAATAGACATTCATATTGAAGTAACGCCAGTTCCTTTCGAAAAATTATCCGATGATCAAAAAGCAGAAAGCAGTGTTGATATTCGAAAAAGGGTAACGGCTGCGAGGGAAATTCAAACGGGACGTTTTGAACAAATGGAAAACATACATTATAACGCACAAATGAATACAAAACATATCAGGGAGCATTGCGCTCTTGATGACGTTTCTAAACAATTATTGAAAACGGCAATGGAGCGATTGAATCTTTCAGCTCGCGCCTACGACAGAATATTAAAAGTAGCCAGAACAATCGCTGATCTTGATGCAGCTCCAAAGGTTATTTCCAGCCATATTGCTGAGGCAATACAGTATAGAAGTTTGGATCGTGATGGGTGGTTGGGCTAA